The window GCGATGGAGTACACGATCGTCGTCGTCGCCACGGCGTCGGACCCGGCGCCGATGCAGTACATCGCCCCGTACACGGGCTGCGCAATGGCCGAGTACTTCATGTACCACGAGGGGCGGGCGACGCTGTGCGTGTACGACGACCTGTCCAAGCAGGCCGCGGCGTACCGGCAGCTCTCGCTCGTGCTGCGCCGCCCGCCCGGCCGCGAGGCGTTCCCGGGCGACGTGTTCTACCTGCACTCGCGCCTGCTGGAGCGCGCGGCCAAGCTCTCCGACGAGCAGGGCGGCGGGAGCCTCACGGCGCTGCCGGTGATCGAGACGCAGGCGGGCGACGTGTCGGCGTACATCCCCACCAACGTGATCTCCATCACCGACGGGCAGATCTTCCTGGAGTCGAACCTGTTCTACTCGGGCGTGCGCCCGGCGGTGAACGTCGGCATCTCGGTCTCCCGCGTGGGCGGCTCGGCGCAGATCAAGGCGATGAAGAAGGTGGCCGGGCGCCTCAAGGGCGAGCTGGCGCAGTACCGCGAGCTGGAGGCGTTCGCCGCGTTCGGCTCGGAGCTGGACCCGGTGACGCAGCGGCAGCTGGCCCGCGGCGCCCGCGCGGTGGAGGTGCTCAAGCAGGACCAGTACTCGCCGATGCCGGTGGAGCACCAGGTGGCGATCATCTACGCGCTGAACAACGGCTACCTGGACCCGGTGGACCTGGGGCAGGTGAAGGTGTGGGAGCGGGACTTCCACATCTTCCTGCGCGCCAACCACCCCGAGATCCTGCAGGGGATCCGCGAGAGCCGCGACCTGGGCGGCGACACGGAGCAGGCGCTCAAGGCGGCCATCGACCGCTACGCCGAGCTGTTCGCCGACCCGCACTCGCCGGTGGGGACCGAGGACTTCGCCGAGAGCCCGCTGCTGCACGAGACCGACGCCGACCGGCGCATGAGCGAGGAGCAGCTGCGCATGTCGTCGCGCCCCGAGGCGAACGCGGCCGCGGCGAGGCAGTCGTACTGATGGTGCCCAGTGCCAAGTGCCCAGTGCCCAGGAACTTCGCTCCGGGCTACTGGGCACTGGGGACTGGGCACTGGGCACTTTGAGCGAAGCGAATCATGGCCAAAGCCAGAGAACTGAAGGGCCGCATCCGCTCGGTCCAGAACACGCGCAAGATCACCCGGACGATGGAGATGGTGGCCACGTCCAAGCTCAAGCGCGCCCAGGACCGCGTGCACGCCGCGCGCCCCTACGCCGAGCGGCTGGCCGACGTCATCCGCCGCCTCCTCACGCCCGAGCTGGCGGGGCGCTACCCGCTGCTCAGGCAGCCGGAGAAGGTGCGGAAGGCGGCGGTGCTGCTCGTCACCTCCAACCGCGGGCTGGCGGGCGCCTTCAACGCCAACCTGATCCGCGAGGCGCGCTCCCTCCTGCAGCGGCTGCGCGCGGAGGGGACCGAGGCCGAGCTGCACGCGGCCGGGAAGAAGGGGATCGGCTTCTTCCGCTTCCAGGGCGAGGACCTGCGCACCGCCGTCTCCGACATCGGCGACCGCCCCACGGGCGCCGACGCCGAGCGGCTGGTGAACGAGCTGATGGAGCGCTTCGTCTCGGGCGACCTGGACGCGGTGTACGTGGTGTACGCCCAGTTCAAATCGGCGCTCTCCACGCCGCCGGCGGTGATTCCGCTCCTTCCCGTGGCGGCGCCCGAGGGCGAGGAGAAGGGGAGGAGCGTCGACTACATCCTGGAGCCCTCGGGCGACGAGATCCTGGGCCGCATCCTCCCGCTCTACGTGCGCAACAGC is drawn from Longimicrobium sp. and contains these coding sequences:
- a CDS encoding F0F1 ATP synthase subunit gamma, producing the protein MAKARELKGRIRSVQNTRKITRTMEMVATSKLKRAQDRVHAARPYAERLADVIRRLLTPELAGRYPLLRQPEKVRKAAVLLVTSNRGLAGAFNANLIREARSLLQRLRAEGTEAELHAAGKKGIGFFRFQGEDLRTAVSDIGDRPTGADAERLVNELMERFVSGDLDAVYVVYAQFKSALSTPPAVIPLLPVAAPEGEEKGRSVDYILEPSGDEILGRILPLYVRNSVYRALVETAAAEQGARRTAMKNATDNAGEMLESLTRTYNRARQAQITQEIAEIVGGAAALE